A stretch of the Arachis stenosperma cultivar V10309 chromosome 6, arast.V10309.gnm1.PFL2, whole genome shotgun sequence genome encodes the following:
- the LOC130935617 gene encoding F-box/kelch-repeat protein SKIP30: MAGLIEGLPDAVAIRCLARVPFYLHPKLEVVCRSWQAAVRSPELFKARQEVGSSEELLCVCAFDPENVWQLYDPLRDLWITLPVLPSKIRHLSHFGAVSTAGKLFVIGGGSDAVDPLTGDQDGCFATDEVWSYDPVVRQWAPRASMLVPRSMFACCVLNGKIVVAGGFTSCRKSISQAEMYDPEKDVWIPMADLHRTHNSACSGVVIGGKVHVLHKDMSTVQVLDNAGPGWIVEECGWLQGPMAVVQDALYVISHGFIFKQDKEGRKVVGSASEFRRRIGFAMIGVVDDLYVIGGFIGPDRWDWDIKPLSDVDILTLGSERPNWRQAAPMTRCRGTILGCTLLRI; this comes from the coding sequence ATGGCTGGACTTATTGAAGGACTCCCTGATGCTGTTGCAATAAGGTGCCTTGCTCGGGTTCCCTTCTACCTCCATCCGAAGTTAGAGGTTGTCTGCCGTTCTTGGCAAGCAGCCGTTCGGAGCCCTGAACTATTTAAAGCCCGGCAGGAGGTTGGTTCATCAGAGGAGCTGTTATGTGTCTGTGCTTTTGACCCAGAGAACGTGTGGCAGCTGTATGACCCTCTACGAGATCTGTGGATTACACTTCCGGTTCTTCCCTCAAAAATCAGGCATCTTTCGCACTTTGGTGCTGTTTCCACTGCTGGAAAGTTGTTTGTGATTGGCGGTGGCAGTGATGCAGTTGATCCCTTGACTGGTGACCAAGATGGCTGTTTTGCAACAGATGAAGTCTGGTCATATGATCCCGTAGTCCGGCAGTGGGCCCCTCGAGCATCAATGCTGGTTCCGCGCTCTATGTTTGCATGCTGTGTTTTGAATGGGAAAATTGTTGTGGCTGGGGGCTTCACCAGCTGCCGAAAATCAATATCTCAAGCAGAAATGTATGACCCTGAGAAGGATGTATGGATTCCAATGGCTGATCTTCATCGCACCCACAATTCAGCCTGTTCAGGAGTAGTGATAGGTGGAAAGGTGCATGTGCTGCACAAGGACATGTCAACAGTTCAAGTTTTAGACAATGCGGGGCCTGGATGGATTGTTGAGGAATGTGGGTGGCTCCAAGGTCCTATGGCGGTTGTTCAGGATGCACTTTATGTGATTAGCCATGGATTCATCTTCAAGCAGGACAAAGAAGGGAGAAAGGTGGTAGGTTCAGCTTCCGAGTTCCGAAGGAGAATTGGGTTTGCAATGATAGGGGTGGTTGATGATCTATACGTGATTGGAGGCTTCATTGGCCCTGACAGATGGGACTGGGACATTAAGCCATTATCAGATGTCGATATTCTCACACTTGGGAGTGAGAGACCAAATTGGCGCCAGGCAGCTCCAATGACAAGATGTCGTGGTACTATTCTTGGTTGTACACTGCTGAGAATTTAG